In one Pseudomonas sp. Bout1 genomic region, the following are encoded:
- the nrdR gene encoding transcriptional regulator NrdR yields the protein MHCPFCGANDTKVIDSRLVAEGEQVRRRRECLASGCGERFTTFETAELVLPRLIKTDGSRQPFDEEKLRAGMQRALEKRPVSVERLEAALVHIKHKLRATGEREVKSLVVGELVMGELQKLDEVAYIRFASVYRRFQDLNEFREEIDRLAREPVKE from the coding sequence ATGCACTGTCCCTTCTGCGGTGCCAACGACACCAAGGTCATTGACTCGCGTCTGGTCGCCGAGGGCGAACAGGTGCGTCGCCGGCGTGAATGCCTGGCCTCTGGCTGCGGTGAGCGTTTCACCACCTTCGAAACCGCCGAACTGGTATTGCCACGTCTGATCAAGACCGACGGCAGTCGCCAGCCTTTCGACGAAGAAAAACTGCGCGCCGGAATGCAGCGCGCCCTGGAAAAACGCCCGGTGAGTGTCGAGCGGCTGGAGGCGGCGCTGGTGCATATCAAGCACAAGCTGCGTGCCACCGGCGAGCGCGAAGTCAAATCCCTGGTGGTTGGAGAACTGGTGATGGGCGAGCTGCAAAAGCTCGACGAAGTCGCCTATATCCGTTTCGCCTCGGTGTATCGACGCTTCCAGGACCTCAACGAGTTCCGCGAAGAGATCGACCGCCTGGCCCGTGAGCCGGTAAAAGAATGA
- a CDS encoding YbaY family lipoprotein, translated as MQLRPLVLLTLLGFLVACSSHAPKPASPAPAPQQEKKLPGVEEDLGPLPAYQREVSGQLNGVPAGAEVELALLVIDDRSRPQQLLASSVLIGNNKPLAFRLRFNPEAFPAGARVELRGRASQSGQLILHLPPVRITQAITQTTGPLQLVTAP; from the coding sequence ATGCAGTTACGACCACTTGTTTTGCTCACGTTGCTTGGTTTCCTGGTCGCCTGCAGCAGCCATGCCCCAAAACCCGCATCGCCCGCTCCGGCGCCGCAACAAGAGAAAAAACTGCCGGGTGTGGAAGAAGACCTGGGCCCGCTGCCCGCCTATCAGCGTGAAGTCAGCGGCCAATTGAATGGCGTACCGGCCGGCGCCGAAGTCGAACTGGCGCTGTTAGTGATCGACGACCGTTCGCGCCCGCAACAACTGCTCGCCAGCAGCGTGCTGATCGGCAACAACAAGCCCCTGGCCTTCCGCCTGCGCTTCAACCCCGAAGCGTTCCCGGCCGGTGCAAGGGTTGAACTGCGCGGTCGCGCCAGCCAGTCCGGCCAGTTGATCCTGCACCTGCCGCCGGTGCGCATCACCCAGGCGATCACCCAGACCACCGGGCCGCTGCAACTCGTCACTGCGCCATGA
- a CDS encoding class I SAM-dependent methyltransferase, with amino-acid sequence MTPPLDLQRALSELIGDAQLVPCPLPGTELSLWLLDADNMDRAFSPEETRRILHEPPYWSFCWASGLALARYLAANPEWVAGKRVLDFGAGSGVAGIAAVKAGALEVVACDLDPLALAACRANAELNGVTLGYSADFFAETDRFDLILVADVLYDRANLPLLDEFLTRGREALVADSRVRDFQHPDYQRLDILDALTLPDLAEPWEFRNVSLYHSLRR; translated from the coding sequence ATGACGCCACCGCTGGACCTGCAACGCGCCCTCAGCGAACTGATCGGCGACGCGCAACTGGTGCCCTGCCCGCTGCCGGGCACCGAGTTGTCGCTGTGGTTGCTGGACGCCGACAACATGGACCGCGCCTTCAGCCCCGAAGAAACCCGACGCATCCTGCATGAGCCGCCGTACTGGAGCTTTTGCTGGGCCAGTGGTTTGGCACTGGCCCGGTATTTGGCGGCCAACCCCGAGTGGGTGGCGGGCAAGCGGGTGCTGGATTTCGGCGCGGGTTCGGGCGTCGCCGGGATTGCTGCGGTAAAGGCCGGAGCATTGGAAGTAGTGGCGTGCGACCTGGATCCGCTGGCCCTAGCAGCCTGCCGGGCGAATGCGGAACTCAATGGCGTGACGCTGGGCTATTCAGCAGACTTCTTCGCCGAGACCGACCGTTTCGACCTGATTTTGGTCGCCGATGTGCTGTACGACCGGGCGAACCTGCCGCTGCTGGATGAATTCCTGACTCGAGGCCGCGAAGCGCTGGTCGCCGATTCCCGCGTCCGGGACTTCCAGCACCCGGACTATCAACGCCTGGACATCCTCGACGCCCTGACACTGCCCGACCTGGCCGAGCCGTGGGAGTTTCGCAACGTGAGCCTGTACCATTCGCTGCGCCGTTGA
- the trxA gene encoding thioredoxin, translating to MSEPTPYIFDATTATFDQAVIQNSFEKPVLVDFWAEWCAPCKALMPMLAQIAESYQGELLLAKVDCDAEPDVVSRFGIRSLPTVVLFKDGQPVDGFAGAQPESAVRAMLEPHVQMPPPAAADPLEQAQALFAEGRITDAEAVLVTLLGEDNTNAAALILYARCLAERGELGEAQTVLDAVKSDDHKAALAGAKAQITFLRQAADLPDAADLKARLAQNPQDDEAVYQLAVQQLARQQYDAALDGLLKLFTRNRSYSEGLPHKTLLQVFELLGNDHPLVTVYRRKLFAALY from the coding sequence ATGAGTGAGCCCACGCCGTACATCTTCGACGCCACCACCGCCACCTTCGACCAGGCGGTGATCCAGAATTCCTTCGAAAAACCCGTGCTGGTGGATTTCTGGGCCGAGTGGTGCGCGCCGTGCAAGGCGTTGATGCCGATGCTCGCGCAGATCGCCGAGAGTTATCAGGGTGAGTTGCTGCTGGCCAAGGTCGATTGCGACGCCGAGCCGGACGTGGTCTCGCGCTTTGGCATTCGCAGCCTGCCGACCGTGGTGCTGTTCAAGGACGGCCAGCCAGTGGACGGGTTTGCCGGTGCGCAACCCGAATCCGCAGTGCGCGCGATGCTGGAGCCGCATGTGCAAATGCCGCCGCCGGCGGCGGCTGATCCCCTGGAGCAAGCCCAGGCACTGTTTGCCGAAGGCCGCATCACCGACGCCGAGGCCGTGCTGGTGACCTTGCTGGGTGAAGACAACACCAACGCCGCCGCGCTGATCCTGTACGCCCGTTGCCTGGCCGAACGCGGTGAGCTGGGCGAAGCGCAAACCGTGCTCGACGCGGTCAAGAGCGATGATCACAAGGCTGCCCTGGCCGGCGCCAAGGCGCAGATCACTTTCCTGCGCCAGGCCGCCGACCTGCCTGACGCCGCCGATCTAAAAGCCCGTCTGGCGCAAAACCCGCAGGATGACGAGGCGGTGTATCAACTGGCCGTGCAACAACTGGCGCGCCAGCAATACGACGCCGCGCTGGATGGCTTGCTCAAGCTGTTCACCCGCAACCGCAGCTACAGCGAAGGCCTGCCCCACAAGACGCTGCTGCAGGTGTTCGAACTGCTCGGCAACGATCATCCGCTGGTCACGGTTTACCGCCGCAAGCTGTTCGCCGCACTGTACTGA
- a CDS encoding DUF2796 domain-containing protein, with protein sequence MRRLLLALPFALLPLAIAQAADEHDHDHEHGSLGAHEHGVGRLNAVLDGQALELELDSPAMNLVGFEHLATTSADKAKVAAARKQLEQPLVLFSLPKAAGCVVSTQELNSPLFGDKPEAEHDDDDDDHATDGKGAAAHEHHHDHSEIHAHYQFTCTTPTALSNLDLTQVFKTFPATQKIQVQLIGPSGQQGVEATATAATLKF encoded by the coding sequence ATGCGCCGTTTGCTGCTCGCTTTGCCGTTTGCCCTGTTGCCACTGGCCATCGCCCAGGCTGCCGACGAGCACGACCATGACCACGAGCACGGCAGCCTCGGCGCCCACGAACATGGCGTGGGCCGCCTCAACGCGGTACTCGACGGCCAGGCCCTGGAACTGGAACTGGACAGCCCGGCGATGAACCTGGTGGGTTTCGAGCACCTCGCTACAACCTCCGCCGATAAAGCCAAGGTCGCCGCTGCCCGCAAGCAACTTGAGCAGCCTTTGGTGCTGTTCAGCCTGCCCAAGGCCGCCGGTTGCGTCGTCAGCACCCAGGAACTGAACAGCCCGCTGTTCGGCGACAAGCCTGAAGCCGAGCATGACGACGACGATGACGACCACGCCACCGACGGCAAAGGCGCCGCCGCCCACGAACATCATCACGACCACAGCGAAATCCACGCTCACTACCAGTTCACCTGCACCACGCCGACCGCGTTGAGCAACCTCGACCTGACCCAGGTGTTCAAGACCTTCCCCGCCACCCAGAAAATCCAGGTACAACTCATTGGCCCGAGCGGCCAGCAGGGTGTGGAAGCGACGGCCACAGCAGCCACCCTGAAATTCTGA
- a CDS encoding ABC transporter ATP-binding protein: MTQALIELSDLGFNWPGHPQLLDIPTFRLEPGETLFLKGPSGSGKTTLLGLLGGVQKPSRGSIRLLGQELTELSAGARDRFRVDHTGYIFQQFNLLPFLSVRENVELPCHFSKLRAQRAVQRHGSVDQAAATLLAHLGLKDKNLLERRADSLSIGQQQRVAAARALIGQPELVIADEPTSALDYDAREAFIQLLFAECREAGASLLFVSHDQSLAPLFDRNLSLAELNRAATPVEV; encoded by the coding sequence ATGACCCAAGCACTTATCGAACTGTCTGACCTGGGCTTCAATTGGCCCGGTCACCCCCAGTTGCTGGACATCCCGACGTTCCGCCTGGAGCCGGGCGAAACCTTGTTCCTCAAGGGCCCCAGCGGCAGTGGCAAGACCACCCTGCTCGGCCTGTTGGGCGGTGTGCAGAAGCCCAGCCGCGGCAGCATTCGCCTGCTGGGCCAAGAGCTGACCGAGCTGTCAGCCGGCGCCCGCGACCGCTTTCGTGTCGACCACACCGGCTACATCTTCCAGCAGTTCAACCTGCTGCCATTTCTCTCGGTACGCGAGAACGTGGAGCTGCCCTGCCACTTTTCCAAGCTGCGGGCGCAACGCGCGGTACAGCGTCACGGCAGCGTCGACCAGGCCGCCGCGACCTTGCTCGCCCACCTGGGCCTCAAGGACAAGAACCTGCTGGAGCGCCGCGCCGACTCCCTGTCCATCGGCCAGCAGCAACGGGTGGCCGCCGCCCGTGCGCTGATCGGCCAGCCAGAACTGGTAATCGCCGACGAGCCGACCTCGGCCCTGGACTACGACGCCCGGGAAGCCTTCATTCAGCTGCTGTTCGCCGAATGCCGCGAAGCAGGCGCCAGCCTGTTGTTCGTCAGCCATGACCAGAGCCTGGCGCCGCTGTTCGACCGCAACCTGTCGCTGGCCGAACTCAATCGCGCCGCCACGCCCGTAGAGGTTTGA
- a CDS encoding ABC transporter permease, translated as MYLFRLAMASLANRRFTAILTAFAIALSVCLLLAVERVRTEARASFASTISGTDLIVGARSGSVNLLLYSVFRIGNATNNIRWDSYEHFAANPQVKWAIPISLGDSHRGYRVMGTNDSYFEHYQYGRRQNLELASGRAFATDPFEVVLGAEVADALHYKLGDKLVLAHGVAVVSLVKHDDKPFTVVGILKRTGTPVDRTLHISLGGMEAIHIDWHNGVPAQGKGRISADQARNMDLTPQAITAFMLGLNNKISTFALQREINEFRGEPMLAILPGVALQELWSMMGTAEKALFVISLFVVLTGLIGMLTAILTSLNERRREMAILRSVGARPWHIATLLIFEAFALALSGVIAGVGLLYVCIAASRGYLQANYGLDLPLSLPSEYEWTLLGGILLAALLMGSVPAWRAYRQSLADGLSIRL; from the coding sequence ATGTATTTGTTTCGACTAGCCATGGCCAGCCTGGCTAACCGCCGCTTCACCGCGATCCTCACTGCCTTCGCCATCGCCCTGTCGGTGTGCCTGTTACTGGCAGTGGAACGAGTACGCACCGAAGCCCGCGCCAGCTTCGCCAGCACCATCAGCGGCACCGACCTGATCGTCGGCGCGCGCTCCGGCTCAGTGAATTTGCTGCTGTATTCCGTGTTCCGCATCGGCAACGCCACCAACAATATTCGCTGGGACAGCTACGAGCACTTCGCCGCCAACCCGCAGGTGAAATGGGCAATCCCGATTTCCCTCGGCGACTCCCACCGTGGCTACCGCGTGATGGGCACCAACGACTCCTATTTCGAACACTACCAATACGGCCGTCGGCAGAACCTGGAACTGGCCAGCGGTCGCGCCTTCGCCACCGACCCGTTCGAAGTGGTGCTCGGCGCCGAAGTGGCCGACGCGCTGCATTACAAACTCGGCGACAAGCTGGTGCTGGCCCATGGCGTGGCGGTGGTCAGCCTGGTCAAGCACGATGACAAACCGTTCACCGTGGTCGGCATTCTCAAGCGCACCGGCACTCCGGTGGACCGCACGCTGCACATCAGCCTGGGCGGCATGGAAGCGATTCACATCGACTGGCACAACGGCGTACCGGCCCAGGGCAAAGGCCGGATCAGCGCCGACCAGGCGCGCAACATGGACCTGACGCCGCAAGCCATCACCGCGTTCATGCTCGGCTTGAACAACAAGATTTCCACCTTTGCCCTGCAGCGGGAAATCAACGAATTCCGTGGCGAGCCGATGCTGGCGATCCTGCCGGGCGTGGCGCTGCAAGAGCTGTGGAGCATGATGGGCACGGCTGAAAAAGCGCTGTTCGTGATCTCGCTGTTCGTGGTGCTGACCGGCTTGATCGGCATGCTCACCGCGATCCTCACCAGCCTCAACGAGCGCCGCCGGGAAATGGCGATCCTGCGTTCGGTGGGCGCGCGGCCCTGGCATATTGCGACACTGCTGATCTTCGAAGCCTTCGCCCTGGCGCTGTCGGGCGTGATTGCCGGCGTCGGGCTGTTGTACGTGTGCATCGCCGCGTCTCGCGGCTACTTGCAGGCCAATTACGGCCTGGATTTGCCGCTGTCGTTGCCGAGCGAATATGAATGGACCTTGCTCGGCGGTATTCTCCTCGCCGCGCTGCTGATGGGCAGCGTGCCGGCCTGGCGCGCCTACCGACAATCGTTGGCCGACGGCCTGTCGATACGTTTATGA
- a CDS encoding DUF3299 domain-containing protein codes for MRRVVLALLLLVALPAWAEDQPKDLSWQEMIPPDAPPEIPNMKPLHDLSGMADALSVESAPAAKQDLPNAPVVQSLDGKHIRLPGYIVPLEVSEEGRTTEFLLVPYFGACIHVPPPPSNQIVHVKSEVGVKLDELYQPYWIEGQMQVKASSSELADAGYQMDADKIYVYELQE; via the coding sequence ATGCGTCGCGTCGTGCTTGCGTTGTTACTGCTGGTGGCCCTGCCCGCTTGGGCTGAAGACCAGCCCAAGGACCTGTCGTGGCAGGAGATGATCCCGCCGGACGCGCCGCCGGAAATCCCTAACATGAAGCCGCTGCACGACTTGTCGGGCATGGCCGATGCGCTGTCGGTGGAGTCTGCGCCGGCCGCCAAGCAGGACCTGCCCAACGCGCCCGTCGTCCAAAGTCTGGACGGTAAGCACATCCGCCTGCCGGGCTATATCGTGCCGCTGGAAGTCAGCGAAGAAGGCCGCACCACGGAGTTTCTGCTGGTGCCGTATTTCGGCGCCTGCATCCACGTGCCGCCACCGCCGTCGAACCAGATCGTGCACGTCAAAAGCGAGGTCGGTGTGAAGCTCGACGAGCTGTATCAACCGTACTGGATCGAAGGCCAGATGCAGGTCAAAGCATCCAGCAGCGAACTGGCCGATGCCGGCTACCAGATGGATGCCGACAAGATCTACGTGTACGAGTTGCAGGAATAA
- a CDS encoding OmpW/AlkL family protein yields MNKSLLGASLVALALLAPVAHAHEAGDILIRAGAITVNPKADSSSVKVDQGPLAGTNLGGKATMSSDTQLGLNFAYMLTSHWGIELLAATPFEHDVKIKNTALAPANGKLGSLKHLPPTLSVVYYPLDSKSVFQPYIGAGINYTWIYDEHVGGRAQDAGFSNFKAENSWGWAAQIGADYMINDKWMINAQARYIDISTKATVDNNALGQGTRAKVNVDVDPMVYMVGIGYKF; encoded by the coding sequence ATGAACAAGTCCCTGCTCGGCGCGTCGCTTGTCGCGCTCGCCCTCCTCGCCCCCGTTGCCCACGCTCACGAAGCGGGCGACATCCTGATTCGCGCCGGTGCCATCACCGTCAACCCGAAGGCGGACAGCAGCAGTGTCAAGGTTGACCAGGGCCCACTGGCCGGGACCAATCTGGGCGGCAAGGCGACCATGAGCAGCGACACCCAGTTGGGCTTGAACTTCGCCTACATGCTCACCAGCCACTGGGGTATCGAACTGCTGGCGGCCACGCCGTTCGAACACGACGTGAAGATCAAGAACACCGCCCTGGCGCCAGCCAACGGCAAGCTCGGCTCGCTCAAGCACCTGCCGCCGACCCTGAGCGTCGTGTACTACCCGCTGGACAGCAAGTCGGTATTCCAGCCGTACATCGGCGCCGGCATCAACTACACCTGGATCTACGACGAACACGTCGGCGGCCGCGCCCAAGACGCCGGCTTCAGCAACTTCAAGGCGGAGAACTCCTGGGGTTGGGCTGCGCAGATCGGTGCGGACTACATGATCAACGACAAGTGGATGATCAACGCCCAGGCGCGTTACATCGACATCAGCACCAAGGCCACCGTGGACAACAACGCACTGGGCCAGGGCACCCGCGCCAAGGTCAACGTGGATGTGGACCCGATGGTTTACATGGTGGGGATTGGCTACAAGTTCTAA
- a CDS encoding sugar nucleotide-binding protein produces MRMRLMLLGGGNALGQALIRLGAEEDIGFLAPRPPQDGWDAASLTQLLDDTRPDALINLAYYFDWFQAETVSETRLAAQEYAIERLAELCQHHSITLLQPSSYRVFDGSRATAYSEKDEPVPLGLRGQALWRIEQSVRATCPQHVLLRFGWLLDDSVDGTLGRFLARAEKPDELLMADDRRGNPTPVDDAARVIISVLKQLDCAAPLWGTYHYAGQEATTPLALGQAILTEARNFHELAVEAPTAQAHAARPDAADEPQHAVLACKKILHTFGIKPRAWRAGLPALLDRFYRHS; encoded by the coding sequence ATGCGAATGCGCCTTATGTTACTGGGCGGCGGGAATGCCCTTGGGCAGGCGCTGATTCGCCTCGGTGCGGAGGAAGACATCGGTTTCCTCGCCCCGCGTCCGCCCCAAGACGGCTGGGATGCCGCGAGTCTTACGCAACTGCTCGACGACACCCGTCCCGATGCCTTGATCAATCTCGCCTATTACTTCGACTGGTTTCAGGCGGAGACCGTCAGCGAAACGCGTCTGGCCGCCCAGGAATATGCGATCGAGCGCCTGGCCGAACTGTGCCAGCATCACAGCATCACTTTGCTGCAACCGTCCAGCTACCGGGTGTTCGATGGCTCTCGCGCCACCGCCTACAGCGAAAAAGACGAACCCGTACCCTTGGGCCTGCGAGGCCAGGCCTTGTGGCGTATCGAACAAAGCGTACGCGCCACTTGCCCGCAGCACGTGCTGTTGCGTTTTGGATGGCTGCTGGATGACAGCGTCGACGGCACCCTCGGGCGCTTCCTGGCCCGTGCCGAAAAACCTGACGAACTGCTGATGGCCGACGACCGCCGGGGCAATCCGACGCCGGTGGACGACGCCGCGCGGGTGATCATTTCGGTGCTCAAGCAACTCGATTGCGCAGCGCCGTTGTGGGGCACTTATCACTACGCCGGCCAGGAGGCGACCACGCCGCTGGCGTTGGGGCAGGCGATCCTGACCGAAGCGCGCAACTTCCACGAGCTGGCTGTGGAAGCTCCGACGGCCCAGGCCCACGCCGCCCGCCCGGATGCCGCCGATGAGCCGCAACACGCGGTGCTGGCCTGCAAGAAAATCCTCCACACCTTCGGCATCAAGCCACGGGCCTGGCGGGCCGGGTTGCCGGCGTTGCTCGACCGGTTCTACCGGCATAGCTGA